One stretch of Lachnospiraceae bacterium oral taxon 096 DNA includes these proteins:
- a CDS encoding TerD family protein: MAVNLSKGQKVDLTKGNPNLKKLIVGLGWDVNKYDGGADFDLDASAFILGEDGKVKSDSDFIFYGNLKHSSGAVEHTGDNLTGSGNGDDEVLKIDLSKMPADIHKVDFTVTIYEAEARHQNFGQVSNAYIHVVNEETGEELLRFDLGEDFSIETALVVAEIYRHGNEWKFNAIGSGFQGGLYALCKNFGVNV, translated from the coding sequence ATGGCAGTAAATTTATCAAAGGGACAAAAAGTTGATTTGACCAAGGGAAATCCAAATTTAAAGAAATTGATTGTTGGTCTTGGCTGGGATGTGAACAAGTATGATGGTGGTGCAGATTTTGACCTCGATGCATCCGCATTCATCCTTGGAGAAGATGGCAAGGTAAAGAGCGATAGCGACTTTATCTTCTATGGCAACTTAAAGCATTCTTCTGGAGCTGTGGAGCACACAGGAGACAACTTGACAGGTAGTGGAAATGGTGATGACGAGGTATTAAAGATTGACTTATCCAAGATGCCAGCAGACATTCACAAAGTAGACTTTACGGTAACGATCTATGAGGCTGAGGCACGTCATCAAAACTTTGGACAAGTAAGTAATGCCTACATTCATGTAGTGAATGAAGAGACAGGTGAGGAATTGCTCCGATTCGATCTTGGTGAAGATTTTTCAATTGAGACAGCATTGGTTGTTGCAGAGATTTATCGCCATGGCAATGAGTGGAAGTTCAATGCCATTGGAAGTGGATTCCAAGGTGGCCTATATGCATTGTGCAAAAACTTTGGTGTCAATGTATAA
- a CDS encoding InlB B-repeat-containing protein, producing the protein MREMNRRWHRIIAMLLVVAVCISVLPIQGFADVSALPAVVTVPLTNSIMGDEPYQEATFTYQIIAQSTDALGISDLPMPAGSAQDAQESEVNVYGGTTTQIPSIVFTKPGNYTYKVKQVRVSDEGYEGDGAEYTLIFHVTQVQRELGLEKEQTSDQTTLEATTEIQKFGNRVEGLVFNNRYTLPRFQVSFDVDGAKDVIGTQSVRYEMLAEQPDTPEKDGYVFGGWIDEASGPYNFLTPVTKDVHLKATWAKEMYFVEFREDVSADEPYKDEVLSAGRYSYGESVVAPPVPNHKLGYKFKGWNKDFSNVSSDMLIRATYEPIHYTIHYNANGGSGQMSDQDRTYERQEKLKSNEFSHGDDIFVGWAKSPDAQVPDYAENANAVNLTTNDGEVIQLYAVWKKVEPAKATLEVRKEIDGEVPAQKDIFHFTLMAMQTDAKNVTVMPTPEGTQRSYNFTITGDNKKTLNQIVFTEPGNYIYQLTEQDDGLPGYVADKSTYEIRYHVVQGERGLTQTNEIYKDGEKVDEIVFTDHYRCPRYQVNFDTAGADQTIVPQIVLRGNRVGVPDPTPTKTGYSFNGWLDAQGVPYDFTQPVESGMTLKAEWVQRQYHVEFHDAQDADGDHADEFLDEERIKAGETAVAPKAVPNNKLGYVFDHWDTNLSEIKDDTIIRAVYAPIKYKIIYAPGAEDVTGKMIDGTFSYDEDGVLSKNNYERAGYIFKGWGRIKGGNVDFEDGASVRNWTTVNQDEITLYAIWEKYQYAKMPLYTKADQRGVLGIETVKAAGKVALEDNQIIFTQPGEYIYNLLTLENGYYSRADAQFVYTVVADKEGNLSATVKIQSRDGRALDREQFFYQDIRQNAVPLKEDKEVITPTVNEDGTILPVALNPQVEAPSSKRSVQVNLKSVVFVGYVEQARKDTEDEE; encoded by the coding sequence GTGAGAGAAATGAATCGACGATGGCATCGAATAATTGCAATGTTATTAGTCGTTGCCGTATGTATTAGTGTCTTGCCCATTCAAGGCTTTGCGGATGTCAGCGCATTGCCAGCCGTAGTTACTGTTCCATTGACCAATAGCATTATGGGAGATGAGCCCTATCAAGAGGCTACATTTACCTACCAAATTATTGCACAGTCTACGGATGCATTGGGAATTTCAGATTTACCTATGCCTGCGGGAAGTGCACAGGATGCTCAAGAGAGTGAGGTCAATGTCTATGGCGGAACAACTACACAAATTCCAAGTATTGTCTTTACAAAGCCGGGAAATTATACCTATAAAGTGAAGCAGGTTCGGGTTTCAGATGAAGGGTATGAGGGAGACGGTGCAGAATATACATTGATCTTTCATGTTACTCAGGTACAAAGAGAACTTGGGCTAGAGAAAGAGCAGACGAGTGATCAGACGACATTGGAAGCGACAACAGAGATTCAAAAATTTGGAAATCGTGTGGAGGGATTGGTCTTTAATAATCGCTATACTCTGCCTAGATTTCAAGTGAGTTTCGATGTTGATGGAGCAAAGGATGTCATTGGGACGCAGAGTGTACGCTATGAAATGCTTGCAGAACAGCCTGATACGCCAGAAAAAGATGGCTATGTCTTCGGCGGTTGGATAGATGAGGCCTCAGGTCCATATAACTTTTTAACTCCAGTGACCAAAGATGTTCACTTGAAGGCAACCTGGGCAAAGGAAATGTATTTTGTAGAGTTTCGGGAGGATGTGTCGGCCGATGAACCTTATAAGGATGAGGTGCTATCAGCAGGGCGATATTCCTATGGTGAAAGTGTTGTTGCACCGCCAGTACCAAATCACAAACTGGGCTATAAGTTTAAGGGATGGAATAAGGACTTTAGCAATGTCAGTTCAGATATGTTGATTCGTGCGACCTATGAGCCAATTCACTATACCATTCACTATAATGCCAATGGTGGAAGTGGTCAGATGAGTGATCAGGATCGAACTTATGAGAGGCAAGAAAAGTTAAAGAGTAATGAGTTTAGCCATGGTGATGATATTTTTGTCGGTTGGGCAAAAAGTCCTGATGCACAAGTTCCTGACTATGCAGAAAATGCCAATGCAGTCAATCTGACAACAAATGATGGAGAGGTCATTCAGCTCTATGCAGTTTGGAAAAAAGTTGAGCCAGCAAAGGCGACATTGGAAGTAAGAAAAGAGATTGACGGGGAGGTTCCTGCCCAAAAAGATATTTTTCACTTTACATTGATGGCAATGCAGACGGATGCAAAGAATGTGACCGTTATGCCAACGCCAGAGGGAACACAGAGAAGTTATAATTTTACCATCACAGGAGATAACAAAAAGACATTAAATCAGATTGTCTTTACAGAACCAGGAAATTACATCTATCAATTGACAGAGCAAGACGACGGTCTTCCAGGATATGTCGCTGATAAAAGTACCTATGAGATTCGCTACCATGTTGTGCAGGGGGAGCGAGGATTGACGCAGACAAATGAAATCTATAAGGATGGAGAAAAAGTTGATGAGATTGTCTTTACAGATCACTATCGCTGTCCAAGATATCAAGTCAATTTTGACACTGCGGGGGCAGATCAGACCATTGTGCCACAGATTGTTTTGAGAGGAAATCGTGTTGGCGTTCCCGATCCTACACCGACAAAAACAGGATATTCCTTTAATGGATGGCTGGACGCTCAGGGGGTGCCATATGACTTTACTCAGCCAGTGGAATCAGGAATGACTTTAAAGGCCGAATGGGTTCAACGGCAGTACCATGTGGAATTTCATGACGCACAGGATGCCGATGGAGACCATGCGGATGAGTTTTTGGATGAGGAACGAATAAAGGCCGGTGAGACAGCAGTAGCACCAAAAGCTGTGCCAAACAATAAGTTGGGCTATGTCTTTGACCATTGGGATACTAATCTTTCAGAAATTAAGGATGATACCATTATTCGAGCGGTCTATGCACCAATTAAGTACAAAATTATCTATGCACCGGGAGCAGAGGATGTGACGGGAAAGATGATTGATGGAACTTTTTCTTATGATGAAGATGGTGTCTTGTCAAAGAACAACTATGAAAGAGCAGGATATATCTTTAAAGGTTGGGGCAGAATCAAAGGAGGAAATGTTGACTTTGAAGATGGTGCCTCTGTGAGAAATTGGACAACAGTTAATCAGGATGAGATCACACTCTATGCCATCTGGGAAAAGTACCAATATGCAAAAATGCCATTATATACAAAGGCAGACCAGCGAGGAGTACTTGGAATAGAAACTGTGAAAGCAGCAGGCAAAGTTGCGTTGGAAGATAATCAGATTATCTTTACACAACCAGGGGAGTATATATATAATTTGTTGACCTTAGAAAATGGCTATTACAGCAGGGCAGATGCCCAGTTCGTTTACACGGTTGTTGCGGATAAGGAAGGAAATCTCTCGGCCACAGTAAAGATTCAGTCAAGAGATGGAAGAGCACTTGATCGAGAGCAATTTTTCTATCAAGATATTCGCCAAAATGCGGTGCCATTAAAGGAGGACAAAGAGGTGATCACGCCAACAGTCAATGAAGATGGCACAATTTTACCTGTGGCACTCAATCCACAGGTCGAAGCACCGAGTTCAAAAAGATCAGTGCAGGTGAATTTAAAGTCAGTGGTCTTTGTTGGATATGTTGAGCAAGCAAGAAAAGACACAGAAGACGAGGAGTAA
- a CDS encoding LCP family protein, with protein sequence MEQANSNKKKRIWPKILIFAIAEVIVLVGIFAYAYFLKQYNKIQRMNIDVEAVTNKELSKENIKKMQGYKNIAVFGVDARDNTLGAGVNSDVIIIVSIDQDTGNIKMCSVFRDSYLNVGDNKYNKINSAYLMGGPERALRAINQNLDLNITDYITFNWKGVATAINILGGLDIDLTDEEFHYINSYITDTVNGTGIGSVQLEHAGMNHLDGVQAVAYARLRYTDNDFVRTQRQRKVMEMCFEKAKVADLKTKNDLLGNVLSMVATNMTWQDGLDFISKADKYHILDTKGFPFAKGEKRIAGKGDCIVPLTLESNVVRLHQFLFEDEVYDTSTTVEQISARISRETGMYKEGNYNNAYGVGDDYVIPKANFGETEASTFAATPTKKKKDKKEETSAQDTVPIQENYLEGNANGGVRTGVAEPEAEQVAPTTEETKEDDPRAGAVPTVMPQTKGHR encoded by the coding sequence ATGGAACAAGCCAATAGCAACAAAAAGAAGAGAATTTGGCCAAAGATATTGATATTTGCGATTGCTGAAGTCATTGTATTGGTTGGAATTTTTGCATATGCCTATTTTTTAAAGCAATACAATAAAATTCAAAGAATGAATATCGATGTGGAGGCAGTCACCAATAAAGAGCTTTCAAAGGAAAATATCAAGAAGATGCAAGGATACAAAAATATTGCAGTATTTGGTGTGGATGCCAGAGACAATACATTGGGTGCAGGAGTAAACTCAGATGTCATTATTATTGTCAGCATCGACCAAGACACGGGCAATATTAAGATGTGCAGTGTGTTCCGTGATAGTTATCTCAATGTGGGTGATAATAAGTACAATAAAATTAATAGTGCCTATTTAATGGGAGGACCTGAGCGAGCACTTCGTGCAATCAATCAAAACCTTGACTTAAACATTACAGATTATATTACCTTTAACTGGAAGGGTGTGGCGACAGCAATTAATATTCTTGGTGGATTGGATATTGACTTGACAGATGAAGAATTTCATTACATCAATTCCTATATTACCGATACGGTCAATGGAACGGGGATTGGCTCTGTTCAATTGGAGCATGCGGGGATGAATCATCTCGACGGAGTTCAGGCGGTGGCCTATGCGAGACTTCGCTACACAGATAATGACTTTGTTCGCACGCAGCGCCAGAGAAAAGTGATGGAAATGTGCTTTGAAAAGGCAAAGGTAGCAGATTTAAAAACAAAGAATGATTTGCTTGGCAATGTTCTCTCTATGGTGGCCACAAATATGACTTGGCAGGATGGACTGGATTTTATTTCAAAGGCAGACAAGTATCATATTTTAGATACCAAGGGATTCCCATTTGCCAAAGGAGAAAAGCGTATTGCGGGAAAGGGAGATTGCATTGTGCCCTTGACATTGGAGAGCAATGTTGTTCGACTTCATCAATTTTTGTTTGAGGATGAGGTCTATGATACTTCCACTACGGTGGAGCAAATTAGTGCGAGAATCTCAAGAGAAACGGGAATGTATAAGGAAGGCAATTATAATAATGCCTATGGTGTGGGAGATGACTATGTTATTCCCAAGGCAAATTTTGGAGAGACAGAAGCTTCCACCTTTGCAGCTACACCAACAAAGAAAAAGAAAGACAAGAAAGAGGAGACATCGGCACAGGATACCGTACCTATACAGGAGAATTATCTTGAGGGCAATGCCAATGGCGGTGTGCGAACAGGTGTAGCTGAGCCAGAAGCTGAGCAGGTGGCACCGACAACAGAAGAAACAAAAGAAGATGACCCAAGGGCAGGAGCGGTTCCCACCGTTATGCCACAGACGAAAGGGCATCGATAA
- a CDS encoding undecaprenyl-phosphate glucose phosphotransferase: protein MIKDYQKQLNRLHIVLDALVIIISYLGSWFFLFGERPTTGVLLPRYYFLTLIAIVPVYIALNGIFGLYAPKRVSGRRREIANICKANSIGFLLFTLILFLGSKNPYIYHFSRKLTVVFYIVSIVLETIERNGIRIVLRAFRARGYNLKHILLIGYSRAAESYIDRVAANPEWGYKIRGILDDDKERGFEYKGVRVIGETGNLREILSMNVLDEIAVTLGLRDYDRLEEIVNECERSGVHTKFIPDYHNIVPTIPYTEDLLGLPVINIRHVPLTEFHHAFMKRIVDIFGAIVAIILFSPVMILTAILVKKTSKGPIIFSQERVGLHNQPFRMYKFRSMTVQEESKEKKGWTTAHDPRVTPVGRFIRKTSIDELPQLFNVLKGDMSLVGPRPERPYFVEKFRDEIPHYMIKHQVRPGLTGWAQVNGYRGDTSIAKRIDHDLYYIENWTIGFDFKILFLTIFKGFINKNAY, encoded by the coding sequence ATGATCAAGGATTATCAAAAACAATTAAATCGACTGCACATTGTACTCGATGCCCTAGTGATTATTATCAGTTATCTGGGGTCGTGGTTTTTTCTGTTTGGTGAGCGACCGACAACAGGGGTATTACTGCCACGCTATTACTTTTTGACCTTGATTGCCATTGTACCTGTGTATATTGCACTCAATGGAATCTTTGGACTCTATGCACCAAAGCGAGTGTCGGGTAGGCGAAGAGAAATTGCCAATATTTGTAAGGCAAATTCGATTGGATTTTTGCTTTTTACCTTGATTTTATTTTTAGGTTCAAAAAATCCCTATATCTATCATTTTTCGAGAAAATTGACAGTTGTTTTTTATATTGTTTCAATTGTACTAGAGACGATCGAGCGAAATGGCATTCGCATTGTACTGCGTGCATTTCGTGCGAGGGGATATAATTTAAAGCATATCTTATTGATTGGCTATAGCCGAGCCGCAGAAAGTTATATTGATCGAGTGGCAGCCAATCCAGAGTGGGGCTATAAGATTAGAGGAATCTTAGATGATGACAAGGAGCGAGGATTTGAGTATAAGGGTGTGAGAGTGATTGGGGAAACGGGAAATCTTCGAGAAATTTTGAGTATGAATGTGCTCGATGAGATTGCAGTGACATTGGGACTGCGTGACTATGACCGTCTGGAGGAAATTGTCAATGAATGTGAAAGATCAGGCGTGCACACAAAATTTATTCCCGACTATCACAATATTGTTCCGACGATCCCTTACACAGAGGATTTATTGGGACTGCCAGTGATTAATATTCGCCATGTTCCATTGACAGAATTTCATCATGCGTTTATGAAACGCATTGTGGATATTTTTGGGGCAATCGTTGCCATTATTTTGTTTTCACCTGTGATGATTTTGACAGCTATTCTTGTGAAGAAAACGAGTAAAGGACCGATCATTTTTTCGCAGGAAAGGGTGGGATTACATAATCAGCCATTTCGTATGTACAAGTTTCGCTCCATGACTGTGCAGGAAGAGAGTAAGGAAAAGAAGGGCTGGACAACAGCACATGATCCGAGAGTGACACCTGTGGGAAGATTTATACGAAAAACCAGTATTGATGAGTTGCCACAGTTATTTAATGTGCTCAAGGGGGATATGAGCCTTGTTGGGCCACGACCAGAGAGACCTTATTTTGTGGAAAAATTCCGAGATGAGATTCCACATTACATGATTAAACATCAGGTTCGACCAGGACTCACAGGTTGGGCCCAGGTCAATGGTTATCGAGGAGATACTTCGATTGCAAAGCGCATAGATCATGATTTATACTATATTGAAAATTGGACGATAGGGTTTGATTTTAAAATTTTATTTTTGACGATTTTTAAGGGATTTATTAATAAAAACGCATATTAG
- a CDS encoding glycosyltransferase family 2 protein, whose translation MISDVTVIIPNYNGLKFMETCMNALNAQSYRHFDVLVVDNGSTDGSVEWLKEKKIPTLFLKENLGFAGGVNAGLKEVNTEYVILLNNDTEVFPDYIEELVKAIKKSKKIFSVSPMMIQSMNRDLMDDAGDGMCILGWGYQIGVGEKISGYTRAKDVFTACAGAAIYRKAVLDEIGYFDEMHFAYLEDIDLGYRAKLAGYFNRYEPRAKVYHFGSGTSGSKYNGFKVRLAARNNIYLHYKNQANWQLLFNSFFLFAGIVIKAGFFYKKGFLKEYLEGLFEGIKNCKKCKRVDQSQVPLTRVLAIEGEMILGMVDYSLHFLKRRMQRDR comes from the coding sequence ATGATCAGCGATGTAACAGTTATTATTCCAAATTACAATGGCTTAAAGTTTATGGAAACTTGTATGAATGCATTGAACGCACAAAGCTATCGACATTTTGATGTCCTCGTTGTCGACAATGGTTCGACAGATGGAAGTGTAGAATGGTTAAAGGAGAAAAAAATTCCAACTTTGTTTTTAAAGGAGAATTTGGGATTTGCTGGTGGAGTCAATGCTGGCCTAAAAGAAGTAAATACAGAGTATGTCATTTTATTAAATAATGACACCGAAGTATTTCCAGATTATATTGAGGAGCTTGTCAAGGCCATTAAAAAGTCAAAGAAAATTTTTTCTGTGAGTCCGATGATGATTCAATCGATGAATCGGGATTTGATGGATGATGCTGGCGATGGAATGTGCATTCTTGGCTGGGGATATCAAATTGGCGTGGGAGAAAAGATTTCTGGCTATACAAGGGCTAAGGATGTTTTTACGGCCTGTGCAGGTGCGGCAATCTATAGAAAAGCGGTGTTAGATGAAATTGGATACTTTGATGAAATGCATTTTGCCTATCTCGAGGACATTGATTTGGGATATCGTGCAAAGTTAGCAGGTTATTTTAATCGATATGAGCCAAGGGCCAAGGTTTATCACTTTGGCAGTGGTACCAGTGGTTCAAAGTATAATGGCTTTAAAGTTCGACTTGCTGCGAGAAATAATATCTACTTGCACTATAAAAATCAAGCAAACTGGCAGCTTCTTTTCAATAGTTTCTTCCTTTTTGCTGGTATAGTCATCAAGGCAGGATTTTTCTACAAAAAGGGCTTTTTAAAGGAGTATTTGGAGGGTCTTTTTGAAGGAATAAAAAATTGTAAGAAATGTAAGCGAGTGGACCAAAGTCAAGTTCCATTGACAAGGGTATTGGCCATAGAAGGTGAGATGATCCTTGGAATGGTGGACTATAGCCTACACTTTTTGAAAAGGAGAATGCAAAGAGATAGATGA
- a CDS encoding glycosyltransferase produces MKYKIDIVRIRENKITLNGWVVGKNAKSPVVYSVLDGRKEPVPFKLVSTKRDDVSKIYYDKVVDRDLGFDIQFDYERGKNYYLVIECEGRKARIRYNEELIAKRASVAHKRMEKLRDLCNMETVKVAGDYLKKHGLKALMRKSRAKIKGLDNDYEYAEWYEKTRPTKEELEAQRNQVFEYMPKFSIVVPVFETPDQYLRALIDSILAQTYENFEVCFADGSRAGKNKEKIFREYAKKDARIRYQILGKNLGISGNTNAALAMATGDYIVLCDHDDVLPEHALFENAKAINETGCDCLYSDEDKLDMDGGSLFDPHFKPDFNIDMLCSVNYICHLFVVKKELITQYGEFDPEYDGAQDYDFIFRMTEHAKKIVHIPKVLYHWRCHMNSTASNPESKLYAFTAGEKAIRAHYLRVHPEIAIEKIEKGIDYGIYHTYFKIEKEPLISIIIPNKDHTQDLDVAIRSVYEKGRYKNIEFIVVENNSTQPETTKYYENIQKEFSNVRVVYWDKEFNYSAINNYGVKYAKGEYLLFLNNDVEMINPDSLYEMLGYVQREDVGACGCRLLYEDGSIQHAGVVIGFGGIAGHTFIGRFEEEGSYFHRAMTAQDYSAVTAACLLTKKELFLSVGGFSEELAVAFNDIDLCMKIRQKEKLVVYNPYAVFYHYESKSRGLEDTPEKVERFNREIVTFMKKWPEILKNGDPYYNPNLTLLKSNFALRDLLKEKIGEPYHMEGIEKYL; encoded by the coding sequence ATGAAATATAAAATTGATATTGTGCGTATCCGAGAAAATAAAATTACATTAAATGGATGGGTGGTCGGAAAAAATGCAAAATCGCCAGTGGTCTATTCAGTCCTAGATGGAAGAAAAGAGCCAGTGCCATTTAAGCTAGTTTCCACGAAAAGAGATGATGTCAGTAAAATCTACTATGACAAGGTGGTAGACAGAGACTTAGGATTTGATATTCAATTTGATTATGAGCGAGGAAAAAACTATTATTTAGTGATTGAATGTGAGGGGAGAAAAGCTCGCATTCGATATAATGAAGAATTAATTGCAAAACGTGCGAGTGTTGCCCACAAGAGAATGGAAAAGCTCCGTGACCTTTGCAATATGGAGACAGTCAAGGTGGCTGGCGATTACTTAAAAAAACATGGACTGAAGGCATTGATGAGAAAATCAAGAGCAAAAATTAAAGGACTAGATAATGACTATGAGTACGCCGAGTGGTATGAAAAGACCAGACCGACCAAGGAAGAGCTAGAGGCCCAAAGAAATCAAGTGTTTGAGTATATGCCAAAGTTTTCTATTGTTGTTCCTGTCTTTGAAACACCTGATCAATATCTTCGTGCCCTAATTGATTCGATTTTGGCACAGACCTATGAAAATTTTGAGGTTTGTTTTGCTGATGGAAGTAGAGCGGGAAAAAATAAAGAAAAGATTTTTCGTGAGTATGCGAAAAAGGATGCACGCATTCGCTATCAAATTTTAGGAAAGAATTTGGGTATTTCTGGAAATACCAATGCGGCATTGGCTATGGCAACGGGAGACTATATTGTGCTTTGTGACCATGATGATGTCTTGCCAGAGCATGCACTATTTGAGAATGCCAAGGCCATCAATGAGACAGGGTGCGATTGTTTGTATTCTGACGAGGATAAGTTGGATATGGATGGCGGTTCCCTCTTTGATCCACATTTTAAGCCTGATTTTAATATTGATATGCTGTGTAGTGTCAATTATATTTGCCATCTGTTTGTGGTCAAAAAGGAATTGATCACACAATATGGTGAGTTTGACCCTGAATATGATGGAGCACAGGACTATGATTTTATTTTTAGGATGACAGAGCATGCAAAAAAGATTGTGCATATTCCAAAGGTGCTCTACCATTGGCGTTGCCATATGAATTCGACAGCTAGCAATCCAGAGAGCAAGCTCTATGCCTTTACAGCGGGGGAGAAGGCGATTCGTGCCCACTATTTGCGTGTACATCCAGAGATTGCTATTGAAAAGATTGAAAAGGGCATTGACTATGGCATCTATCATACCTATTTTAAAATAGAGAAAGAGCCATTGATTTCTATTATTATTCCAAATAAGGATCACACCCAAGACCTCGATGTGGCGATTCGCTCTGTCTATGAAAAGGGAAGATATAAAAATATTGAGTTTATTGTGGTGGAGAATAATTCGACACAGCCAGAGACAACAAAGTACTATGAAAATATTCAAAAGGAATTTTCAAATGTTCGAGTGGTCTATTGGGATAAGGAGTTTAATTATTCGGCCATTAACAATTATGGCGTAAAATATGCCAAGGGCGAATATCTATTGTTTTTAAATAATGATGTAGAAATGATCAATCCTGACTCTCTGTATGAGATGCTTGGGTATGTACAAAGAGAGGATGTTGGGGCCTGTGGATGTCGATTGCTCTATGAGGATGGCTCTATTCAGCATGCAGGTGTCGTCATTGGATTTGGAGGAATTGCAGGACATACTTTTATTGGTCGATTTGAGGAGGAGGGAAGTTACTTCCACCGTGCAATGACTGCACAGGATTATTCTGCAGTGACGGCGGCCTGCTTACTCACCAAAAAAGAACTCTTTTTATCCGTGGGTGGATTTTCTGAGGAGCTTGCCGTGGCCTTTAACGACATTGATTTGTGTATGAAAATTAGACAAAAGGAAAAACTTGTGGTATATAATCCATATGCTGTGTTTTATCACTATGAATCAAAGTCAAGAGGGTTAGAAGACACTCCAGAAAAGGTGGAGAGATTTAACCGAGAGATTGTGACATTTATGAAAAAGTGGCCCGAAATTTTAAAAAATGGCGATCCATATTACAATCCAAATCTCACCTTGTTAAAATCAAACTTTGCATTGAGGGATTTACTGAAGGAAAAAATTGGCGAGCCTTATCATATGGAGGGAATTGAGAAATATCTATGA
- a CDS encoding bifunctional 5,10-methylenetetrahydrofolate dehydrogenase/5,10-methenyltetrahydrofolate cyclohydrolase, which produces MLLKGKPVADAITEKLRLEVEKLSKKGIVPTLAILRVGKREDDLSYERGAMKRCAQVGIEVKQVVLDGDIDNEQFLKKLEELNQDDGVDGILMFRPLPKQLDEEAATRLLAVEKDIDGNTQGSLAGIYANTGDGFAPCTAEAVMAILNYYGIEMAGKKAVVIGRSLVIGRPVAMLLMHKQATVTICHSRSKKIDKISRKADILVAAAGQMQSIDRNYIKEGQIVIDVGIHWDEKAQKLCGDVVTNDVEEVVAAVTPVPGGVGAVTTSILAKHVLEAAIKRRGIADEI; this is translated from the coding sequence ATGTTATTAAAGGGAAAACCAGTTGCAGACGCAATTACGGAAAAGCTGCGCCTTGAAGTAGAAAAATTGTCAAAGAAGGGAATTGTACCTACGCTTGCTATTTTGCGAGTGGGAAAGAGAGAGGATGATCTTTCCTATGAGCGAGGAGCAATGAAAAGATGTGCACAAGTTGGGATTGAAGTAAAGCAAGTGGTTCTTGATGGTGACATTGACAATGAACAATTTTTAAAAAAATTAGAGGAGCTCAATCAAGATGATGGGGTAGATGGCATTTTAATGTTTCGTCCCTTGCCAAAACAGCTCGATGAGGAGGCTGCGACGAGATTGCTTGCTGTGGAAAAGGACATTGATGGCAATACACAGGGTTCTCTTGCAGGCATTTATGCCAATACAGGCGATGGCTTTGCTCCATGTACGGCAGAAGCTGTGATGGCGATTTTAAATTACTATGGTATTGAGATGGCAGGAAAGAAGGCAGTCGTGATTGGACGATCTTTAGTCATTGGCCGCCCAGTGGCCATGTTGTTGATGCACAAGCAGGCAACTGTGACCATTTGTCACTCAAGGTCAAAGAAAATTGATAAGATTTCGAGAAAAGCAGATATCTTAGTTGCGGCAGCAGGACAAATGCAGAGCATTGATCGAAATTATATCAAGGAAGGACAGATTGTCATTGATGTTGGAATTCATTGGGATGAAAAGGCACAAAAGCTTTGTGGAGATGTAGTTACAAATGATGTCGAGGAAGTTGTGGCAGCGGTCACACCTGTGCCAGGCGGAGTTGGTGCGGTGACTACCAGCATTTTGGCAAAGCATGTTTTGGAAGCAGCAATAAAGAGAAGGGGAATCGCGGATGAAATATAA
- a CDS encoding cyclodeaminase/cyclohydrolase family protein translates to MEKFVKYSLEEFVDALASKAAVPGGGGASALAASLGIALGNMVGEFTVGKKKYADAEEELRVCMARAKDLSRKFLNCIERDAAAFEPLSRAYAIPKDDKNRDIVMENCLRDAAKVPMEILHLVCEAIKLEERFAVLGSVMIQSDAAVGASILRSSLLGAAVNVKINTKSMKDREYADSVNKEVDALVEEYLPLADSIFEHIYHKYA, encoded by the coding sequence ATGGAAAAGTTTGTAAAGTATTCTTTGGAAGAATTTGTAGATGCTTTGGCCTCCAAGGCGGCTGTACCTGGTGGAGGCGGTGCAAGTGCTTTAGCGGCTAGTCTTGGCATAGCTCTAGGCAATATGGTGGGAGAATTTACTGTGGGAAAGAAAAAGTATGCCGATGCTGAGGAGGAACTAAGGGTCTGTATGGCTAGGGCAAAGGATCTTTCTAGGAAATTTTTAAATTGTATTGAAAGAGATGCTGCAGCATTTGAACCTCTTTCTAGGGCGTATGCAATACCAAAGGATGACAAAAATCGAGATATCGTTATGGAAAATTGTCTGAGGGATGCGGCGAAGGTTCCGATGGAGATTCTTCATTTGGTCTGTGAGGCAATTAAGTTAGAAGAAAGATTTGCTGTTCTTGGCAGTGTGATGATTCAATCAGATGCAGCAGTTGGTGCGAGCATTCTTCGTTCGTCGCTTCTTGGTGCAGCAGTAAATGTAAAGATCAATACAAAGTCAATGAAGGACAGAGAATATGCAGATAGCGTAAATAAAGAGGTGGATGCGCTAGTTGAGGAGTATTTACCACTTGCTGACAGTATTTTTGAGCATATATATCACAAGTATGCATAG